The genomic region GCAACAACGGGAAACTATTCTGACAAATCAAATAGTTGGATTGTATAGCCTGGTAATAGAGAGTATTCAATATGGAAATTATGAAAACGCCCGACTCGGTCTGCAATCGTTAGAGACCATTCTGAAAGGAAATTTTTCTGATGGTTTGAATCAATCTATAAAACAGGAAACTCTGTATCTGGATATCGCAGATTTAATGAAAGATTACATCCTGTTAAAAAACAACGGGGATGAGGTCATAGTTGATCAAATATCCGGTAGCTTATCAGAAGCAGAGAGACTGATCAAAAATGCTCACAACCAGACTCTGCTTGGAAACAATGGAACAGCAATTGAATATTATAGAAAAGGACTGGCTTTAATCCCTTTTATGGACCTGGCCGCTGAAGAAATCAGAAAGTTTGAACAGCTGAAATTGGAGCAGCCGAAGGTTGAAACAGAAGAAAAGCCAATCATTGAAAATCCGACTCCCCCGAAACCTGAGGTTTATGCCATAACTCAGGTTCCGATATCTGAAAAGTTTCTACTTGGCGTTGTCCAATCCTTAGAAGATGCTCAGATCGTTGTCAAACTTTTGACTAAGGAAAAGGTTTCAAATGGAGATAAGTTTATAATCAAGAATCTTGATCTGAATGGATCCGAAACCATAGTCGCACAGGGAACCATTGAATCGGTCAGTGATTCAACTGCCACTGGAATCATAACAGCAAGGAAAGAACGATATGTTTTCAGAATTTCAAAAGACCTGGTATTCATGATATCAAGCTCTTAAGTCTGATTAGCCGAAAAATCAGAACAGCCGGCACAATCCTGATTTTCCTTGTGTTTCTATCATGACGATGTATAATAAGTACACTCAAATGAGAGTCATAAGGTATCCATGAAAAATCTTCCGAAACTAAAAAACACAATACGACTCCTGCTGCTGATCTTTCTGACCCTATCCTTTGGAAATTCATGCAAAGGTTCAAAAGAAAAGAAAAATACTCTGCCCGAACAGGCGGGTATCATTCTCGGTTTTTCTCAAATAGGGGAAGAAAGTGCCTGGAGAAAATGCAACACCCGGTCGGTCAAGGAAGCGGCACTGGAAAGTGGTGTCCAATTGGTATTTGCCAATGCCGAGCAAAAGCAGGAAAATCAGATTAAGGCGATTCGTTCTTTTATTGCCTATCTGGTGGATGTGATAGCCTTTGTTCCGATTGTAGCCGATGGCTGGGATAACGTACTCCGGGAAGCCAAAGATGCGGGCATTCCTGTGCTGATTACCGACAGGAAAATAAATACGGCAGATAACAGCCTTTATGCTGGTTTTATCGGTACAGACAGTCTGGAAGAAGGAAGAAACGCAGCCCTCTTTCTTATTAAGAAGTTTGGCATTAAGCCGGGAGAGTCGGGGAAAGAGTTTAAACCCATCAATATAGTAGAATTATCAGGAACAGAAGGATCTTCTGTTGCCACAGGAAGAGCCGCTGGTTTTCGTGAGGTTTTAGACGAATATCCTCAATTTAACATTATTCATAGCGAATCGGGAGATTTCCTTCGCTCCAAAGGCTATGAGCTGATGCATTCCATTCTTGGGAAATACAAAAATATTGATGTTGTCTTTTCTCACAATGATGGAATGACCCTGGGGATCATCGATGCCATGACTGAAAAGGGGATCAAACCGGGCAAAGATATTGTCATTGTCACAATAGATGCCGAGCAGGCGGCCATTGATGCTCTTCGTCTGGGAAAAGTGAATTTTGTCATAGAGTGCAATCCGAAAATGGGGCCGGAAATCATGGATCTGGTGCAGAGACTGGTAGCAGGAGAGAGAATTCCCCGTCTCCAGCATGTGGATGAACAGGTTTTTTACGAAACCGATGATCTTTCTATTCTAGAACCCCGCGGGTATTAACTTGCATAAGATATTCTCGAGATTCGAAGGAATCTTTTCGGTATTAAACGGATACAGCATCCGGCAGAAAATTAGAATATCCTATCTCATCATCATCGGATTAATGATAATCCCGCCGATTATCAATATCGCTTCCTTTCTGTTTCAAATCGTACGTTACGATCAGATCATTACCAATGTAAGCAAAACAAACAGTCTGAACCAGAGTGTAAAAACGGATGTTTCTGATGAAATCTGGGACATTGTTGCCGGTAACAAGAAATTCAACCAGGGAAATCAATACGAAGTCATAGATTCCATCAATGCCAGCCTTAAAGAAATCATGCGGACCACCGCTGTCACCAAAAACAGACAGATGCTGGAGGTGGCCGGCCGGGCCGTAGATACTCTGAAGCGGAATGTCGACCGCCTGGGAACTCAGATGGAAGACCGGTCACCCGTCAGTGAAAACGAAAAAATACTGGATGAAATCCGCGGTGTCTCCGCACTGGTCTCGGATATTCTTCAGGATTTTATTGTGCTTGAAATTGAATCGGCAACCCGGACCAATGAAAGTATTAAAAGAACGGCCATGATTCTGATGGCCCTGCAGATCCTCATCCTTTTAATCGTGACCGCTTTCGTGATCCTCGCCCAGCGCTCTGTTTCGGAAAGCATCAATAGACCCATCAAGGTGCTTGAAGAACTGTCTGCAAAGATTGCAGAAGGAAACCTCTCGGCCCGGGCCGATCTTCCCCATGTAACGGAACTTGATAACCTGACCGAGAATTTGAATATTATGGCGGCTAAAATACAGGAGTTAATTGCCGCCAATATAGAGGAACAGCAGAATTTGCAAAAGTCGGAAATGAAGGCCTTACAGGCACAGATAACGCCGCATTTTCTTTACAATACCTTCGACACCATCATCTGGCTTGCCGAAGGGCAGAAGAATGAACAGGTTATCGATATAACCCGGGCCTTTTCAAATTTCTTCAGAATTTCCCTCAACCGCGGTAAAGACTGGCTGACTGTAGAAGAAGAGTTTGAACATATTCAAAGTTACCTCACAATACAGAAAATTCGGTACAGAGATATTCTGGATTACAAGATCGACTTTCAAAAGGAGATGGCTGAAAAACCGGTCCTGAAGTTACTTTTACAACCCCTGGTGGAAAACGCTTTGTATCATGGTATAAAAAATAAACGGGGCCGCGGGTTCCTGTCTGTCCGGGGTTGGAAAGAAGAGGGATTTTTATGTTTTTCTGTGGAGGATAACGGTATCGGCATGACAGAAGAGCATTTAAAAGAGATTACCCAGCAGATTGATGGAGTCGTAGATCCAGCCTCACTCAGTAATGTCTATGGATTGTATAATGTGAACAGAAGGCTTGAACTGTATTACAACCGGAATACAAAATTGGAAATCCTGAGTCATTACAAAAAAGGAACCACCGTATCATTCAGGGTTCCAGAGGTTGAAGTCAATGTATAAGGTTTTTCTGGTAGAAGATGAAATCGTGGTCCGTGAGGGTATACGAAACAGCATTCAGTGGGACCAGACTCAATATGTCCTGTCGGGGGAAGCGGCCGATGGGGAAATGGCTCTCTCCATAATGAAAGACATAAAACCGGATATCCTGGTCACTGATATAAAAACACCCTTTATGGATGGACTCACCCTATCAAGGATCATTAAAAAAATACTGCCCTGGGTTAAAATCATTATCATATCCGGCCATGATGAATTTAAGTATGCCCGGGAAGCCATTTCAATCGGTGTGGAAGAATACCTGTTAAAACCGGTCTCCGCCTCAGATCTTATGGCGTCTCTGGATAAGGTCACCCGGATCATAGAACAGGAAAAGGCAAACCTGACGAGTCTTGAAAATCTTAAAAAGCAGGTTCACTCCCATTCGGATATTCTGAGGGATCGCTGGCTTTGTGATTTGGTAACGGGAATTGTAAAATCCGAAGATGCCATTGAAAAAGCAAATGAAATGAATATTGATCTCATTGCACACAACTATCTAATAGAAATCATTGCATTGAAGACTTCCGCCGAGACCTCTTCTGAACTGATCACGGTGAGATTGAAAATCAATGCCCTCCTTGAAAGTCATCCCGATGTCATCTGCTTTTCACGGAGCAGAGAGACAATCATACTCATTCTAAGGAATATATCCCATGAACCACTGGAAGAGACAGCCTACACTCTGGGTCAGGCCATAAAATATGAAGTTGAAAGAACGACCAGTTGTGTTGTCTCCATTGGTATCGGTTCCGTTGTTGAGCGTATCGGCGGTATCTCCCAATCCTTCGCAGACGCAGAGCAGAGTCTCAAATACGTGGCAAGAACCGGCCAGAAACTGATTATCGGAATAAAAGACCTGGACTCGTTTTCGGAAATAGATTTTCTCCGTCTGGATGGTGATCCCATAGCAGAACGGATGCGATACGCCAGGCGGGTCGATATTGATGACATAATTACCCATTATATAGAACTGATAGGTGATCAGACGATCCAGTCGACCATGTTCAGTTATTATCTGCTGGGAGATCTGATCATTGCTGCGTCAAAGATCATACAGGAGCTGGGTGGCGAGATCCAGGATGTGATTCCCTCACTGTCGCAAAAAGCAAAACTGGCAGAAATTGGCGGCTCTAAAGAGATGTTTTGCAATGAAGGGCGGATGATACTCGAAAAAGTAATTGAATTCCGGGAGTCCAGGGTAACCGGCAAGTATCATTCAATGATTCAGAAAGCTAAAACCTATATTGACAATCATTTTGCCGACCAGGATATATCACTCCATTCAGTGGCTTCTGAAGTGAGTGTCAGTCCAAATCATTTCAGTACAATATTTTCACAGAAAACAGGGGAAACCTTTATTGAGTATCTCACTCATGTGCGTATCTCACGATCAAAACATCTTTTACTGACAACAAAAATGAGAAGCGCCGACATTGCCTATGAATCAGGCTTTGGAGACCCCCATTATTTTAGTTTTATCTTTAAAAAAAATACTGGCAGGACTCCCCGTGATTTTAGATCCGCCAGAGACCAGAAAATTTAACGGATAAAAACACACCTTTCCCGTAAAAAATCTTCCACTTATAGAAATTGAAGCTCCTCCCCCTCCCATCATGTAGAAAAATGAACAAAACTCCGTAATTTATCTCATGTACTTGTGGATACGGGGGGCTTAAGATCTACTCACGGTGCATAAGGGATCCTGCATTGAGTTCATTATTTATGATCCTGTTTCAATCTGCTTTCCTGCCTGTCTTCTGATTATAAATGAACACTAAAATCTATAATGCATATGAATTTCATATGGTGTAATCCGACCTTTTCCATACCGGCTTGTGCCGGGCGAGAGAATGTGTCGTAAAAAAATATAGGAGTGTTTTATGAAAAAAGGATTACTATTTTTGTTCATAGTATCGATGGCAATGTCTGCCTATGCCAATGGGACTTCAGATGCCCCTGCAGCCGCAGCGGATGGAGAAAAAAAGTGGGTCGTTGGTTTTTCACAAATCGGTTCTGAGAGTGAATGGCGAACTGCCAATACAATTTCAGTTCAGAATACTTTCAATGATGATCCCAGTTTTATCTTGATTTACTCTGATGCACAGCAGTAACAGGAAAATCAGATCAAAGCCTTGCGCACATTTGTTGCCCGAAAAGTGGATTGTATTCTATTCACAGCTCTGGTAGAAACCGGATATGGCCCTGTTCTCCAGGAAGCACAGGATGCAGGAATTCCTGTTATTATGATCGACCGTGATGTTCAGGAAGCCGACCGTCACCTGAGACTGACTATCATGGGTTCAAACTTTGTTGAAGAGGGTGAGAAAGCTGGAAAATGGCTTGCTGACTATCTGAAAGCACAGGGTATCGACGATGGTACAAAACCCATCAATATTGTTGAACTCCAGGGAACCACCGGTTCAGCTCCTGCTATCGACAGAAAAACCGGTTTTGCCAATGCTATGAAAGATCATCCAAACTGGGAAATTACCCGTTCACAGACAGGAAACTTTACGACTTCTGAAGGTAAAGCCGTTATGGAAGCTTTCTTGAAAGCTGATAAGGGTATTCAGGTTCTGTATGCTCATAATGATGGTATGGCTCTTGGTGCCATTCAGGCAATCAAAGAAGCCGGTTTAAAACCTGGTAAAGACATCATCATTGTTGGTGTTGATGCAGTCAAAGGTGCCTTTGAAGCCATGGTTGCCGGAGAAATGAATGCCTCCATCGAGTGCAGCCCCCTCCTCGGCCCTCAAGCCGTTCAGGCTGTTCGTGATCTTCGTGATGGAAAAACACTTCCTGGAAGAATCTGGACAAAAGAAGGTATATACGATCAGACGAATGCCGCCGCTGCATTACCAAGCCGGGTATATTAAGATCAGCTCTTGAATATTTGCTGATATGATATTTCACCCCGTCCTGCGGGGTGATTTTTTTCAAAGCTATGTATCCATAGAATAGTACCAGGAGGTATGGGAATGTCCGATCGAACTCCGATCTTGGAGATGAAAAAAATACACAAAGTTTTTCCCGGAGTAATAGCTTTATCTGATGTTGACTTTCGCCTTTTTACAGGAGAAGTCCATGCAGTTATGGGGCAGAACGGAGCAGGAAAATCAACACTGGTCAATGTTTTGACCGGTGTCTACAAACAGGATTCGGGAGAAGTTTTACTGGAAGGGAAACAAATCAAACCGGATTCTCCTCTGGCAGCACAAAAATTGGGAATAAACACCGTTTATCAGGTAGTCAATCTCTGCCTGAATTTAACAGTAGCAGAGAATATTTTTATTGGTAAAGAACCAATGAAATTCGGAATGATCAATGGAAAAGAAATGAACCGGATGGCTCAGGAAGTTCTGTCCCGTTTAAATATAAATATAGATGTCACTCAAATTCTCTCCTCATGCTCCATCGCTCTCCAGCAAATGGTGGCCATTGCCCGTGTCCTCGATTCAACAGCCAGGGTCCTGATACTGGATGAACCAACATCGAGCCTGGATGAAAGTGAAGTGGAACAGCTTTTCAAGGTCATCAGAAAATTACGGGATGAAGGAATGGCGATCCTCTTTATTACCCATTTCCTGGATCAGACCTATCAGATCTCCGATAGAATCACAATTCTGAAAGACGGATTATTTGTGGGAGAATATAAGACCGAAAATCTTCCAAAGCTGGAATTGATCACAAAAATGCTGGGTAAGGAACTCTCGGAATTCAGTTATTCCGCCAAAAATAAATCAACCAAAGACGATTCTTCAGGGAATGAAAATACATTTTACTCAAACGAAAATAATCATCTGCTACAGGTCAAAGATTTGGGCCTTCAGGGTGACATCGCCCCCTTCAGTTTAGAGCTGAACAAGGGTGACGTTCTGGGCCTTGCAGGTCTATTAGGTTCGGGCAGAACCGAAGCGGTAAGGCTTATTTTTGGAATTAATACTCCTGACCAGGGAACCATTTTCATGGATGAAAAAAAATGCAACATAGCCTCCCCTAAACACGCCTTGATGGAAGGCATTGGTTTTTGTTCTGAAGATCGAAAAAATGAAGGCATTTTTGCCGAACTGACGATCCGTGAAAACATTATCCAGGCCCTTCAGGCCAAGCAGGGAATTCTCAATTACATTTCGATAAAACAGCAGCAGGAAATTGCTGATAAATTGATCAAATCATTGGGGATTAAAACACCAAGCTCCAATGTTCCAGTGGGAAAACTCAGTGGTGGAAATCAGCAGAAAGTACTTCTGGCACGCTGGCTGGCAACCAATCCGCAAGTCCTGATTCTCGATGAGCCTACCCGGGGAATCGATGTGGGTGCCAAACTCGAAATCATGGAGCAGATTCTGAATCTTAGTAAAGAAGGATTAGGCGTCATATTCATCTCCTCGGAGTTTGAAGAAATTATCCGCTGCAGCAATAAAATTGCCGTCCTGAAAGACAAAGAAATGATTGCAGATCTTCTGGGTGAGCAAATGACAGAGAACAGTATTATGCGAACAATAGCAGGAGGTAAATAAACATGGTGGATCTGACAGCCTTTACAAAAAAGAAAATTTTCTGGCCTCTTGTTGCTCTGGGAGTCCTGATGCTCTTTAACCTATTTTTTACACCGAATTTCTTTCGTCTCGAAATCAAAGACGGGCATCTCTACGGAAATTTAATTGATATTATTAAGAATGCGGCTCCCATCATGTTGATGGCCATTGGCCTGACCCTGGTTATCGCCACAAAAGGGATCGACATTTCTGTCGGTTCCATTGTAGCGATCTCGGCCGGGGTTGTCGCCATGATGATTGGAAGCGGCACAACACCCCAATTCCCCTTCGCTGTTGCCATAGGGGCGGCTCTTCTCGTTTCGGTTCTGGCAGGGGCGTGGAATGGAATGCTCGTTTCCAGGCTGGGGATGCAGCCGATTATTGCCACCCTGATTCTGCTGGTTGCAGGCCGGGGAATTGCCATGGTCACCACGAACGCGATGATAATCTGGTTGTATGCCAGACCATTTGCCATCATCGGCCAGGGATATTTTCTGGGCCTGCCATTTTCAATTTATATTGTGGCAGTCCTTTTATTCATCACCACAGTTGTAACCCGGCGAACCGCATTGGGTCTTTTCATCGAATCGGTAGGAATCAACCGGACCGCAGCAAGGTTTACAGGAATAAACGCCAAAAACATTCTTCTTGGTGTATATATGTTCAGTGCCTTTGCTGCCGGAATGGCGGGGATTGTTGTCTGTTCCACCGTCATGAGTGCCGATGGAAACAATGCAGGGGATGGATATGAAATGAGTGCCATCCTGGCGGTCGTCCTGGGGGGAACCTCCCTCAATGGCGGAAAGTTTTATCTCTACGGCAGCATGGTGGGAGCCTTGATTGTTCAAACTCTGACAACAACAATCTATGCCTTTGGTGTGCCTCCTGAAATTTCAAAAATCGTGATTGCCGCGGTTGTTATTTGTGTCAGTTTACTTCAATCAAGGAAGTTCCGTTCACTATTTATGCAGATGTTTGGAAAAAGGGCGGTACAGGAATGAAATTGAAAATAAGCATCAATCCGAAAAATATTTCTCTCTTCGTCACCATAGCACTCTTTGTGATTATGTTCGGGGGCGGTTCGATTTTCTTCTATGGGTTCTTCTCATTGCAGAATTTCCTGAACCTGTTTATAGACAATTCATATTTACTGATTCTGGCCGTGGGTATGACTTTTGTTATTATTTCCGGAGGAATTGATTTGTCCGTAGGCTCTGTACTTGCCCTGTCGACCATGATGTCATCCTTTCTGCTGGAGAAAGCACACTGGTCCCCCTTTGCAGTCATACCAATGGTTCTCCTAATTGGGGCCTTATTTGGTTTCTGTATGGGCTATATCATTCATACCTTTGAACTGCCGCCCTTTATCATTACCCTGGCCGGCTTATACCTGGCCCGTGGACTGTGCTATGTCATCAGTATCGATACCATAGGGATTACTGATCCCTTCTGGAAGGGCGCCGCCAATATAAAGATTCCTATGGGGAATAGTTTTATTTCACCCAGTGTCGTCATCGCCCTCTTTGTTGTGCTGGCGGGTTTATTTGTTTCCCGGTCCACAAAATTCGGCCGCACTGTGTTTGCCATCGGGGGAAACGAACATTCAGCCATGCTGATGGGTCTGCCTGTGGCCCGTTCCAAGATAATGATTTACTCCTTAAGCAGCTTTTGTGCCGCCCTGGCTGGAATTGTATTTACCTTTTACACCCTGTCAGGATATGCCCTCAACGGTAAGAATATGGAAATGGATGCCATCGCCACCGTCGTCATCGGCGGAACCCTCCTCACCGGAGGGGTCGGTGGTCTGCTGGGAACTGTTTTTGGGGTTCTCGTTTACGGAACCATCCAGATCCTTATTGTATTTCAGGGAACCCTGAACGGCTGGTGGACCAGAATTGCCATTGGTTTTCTCGTGTTTGTCTTCTGTCTGCTCCAAAGCGTATTTGAAAGTAGACAAGGCAGAAAACAAGTCAAAATCTCGGCGAAGTAAGCTCTCCTGTTTATAGAGCAGAAAGCCATTGAGACAGCATGGACTGGCTTAATGGCTTTCTGCTTCACCTTGTGGCGGTTCTGAACTTTGTAAGGTCCTTATTATTTTGATTCAGGTTTCGAGTCTTTCCTCTTTCTATTGACCATTATAGATTATAGTATTATATTTAATGTGCATATGCACTTTAACAAGATGGGAGACAATAATGGATAAAAATGATAGAAGAATCGCATTCCCGACAAATGACAGAATCAATGTAGAAGAACATTTTGGCCATGCAAAGGAATTTGCTTTTGCAGACGTAAAGGATGGAAAAGTTATTTCAACAGATTACGTCACACCGCCGGCTCATGAACCGGGTGTAATTCCTGCTTTTGTCGGAGCACAGAAAGCAACTGCAATTATTACAGGCGGTATGGGCGGCATGGCCGTAAACCTGTTCAAACAACAGAATATCGAAGTGATCCTTGGTGCGAAAGGTACGATAGAAGAGACTCTTAAAACATACCTGGAAGGGGAACTGGCTTCTACAGGTTCAGCCTGTGATCATGATCACCAGCACTAAACTGAACCATTAGAATTATAAAGAGGGATTAACTTCCCTCTTTTTTTTTGCTTTTTCCATATATTTAATGAACTTAATCAGTCATATTCTTTCCGGATTTTTTCATTGGCAATAACCGGTTTAATCATATTCTGCCATTTTCTATGGATGAAAGTCTACTCATAATGTGCATATACATATTAATTAAATGAAAAAACTTTGACTAATTATTTTTCATCGACTACAATTGATGTGCATATGCATATTATAGTGTCTTTAAAATTCTTTTTAAGGCAGTCGAATTTGCGGGTTCAGTGATTCTCTGAAATAGTAATGACTTAATAAAAATATTGCAGGAGGTATTGTTATGTTTGGAAATAAAAAAGGTCCTGAAAACCAAGGGGCAAAAACAGGAAGAGGATTAGGAACCTGCAGCGGCAGTGAAAATCCGGGATTTGAAAGCAATGAAGCACCCATGGGAATGAGACGTGGAAA from Oceanispirochaeta sp. harbors:
- the yjfF gene encoding galactofuranose ABC transporter, permease protein YjfF, which encodes MKLKISINPKNISLFVTIALFVIMFGGGSIFFYGFFSLQNFLNLFIDNSYLLILAVGMTFVIISGGIDLSVGSVLALSTMMSSFLLEKAHWSPFAVIPMVLLIGALFGFCMGYIIHTFELPPFIITLAGLYLARGLCYVISIDTIGITDPFWKGAANIKIPMGNSFISPSVVIALFVVLAGLFVSRSTKFGRTVFAIGGNEHSAMLMGLPVARSKIMIYSLSSFCAALAGIVFTFYTLSGYALNGKNMEMDAIATVVIGGTLLTGGVGGLLGTVFGVLVYGTIQILIVFQGTLNGWWTRIAIGFLVFVFCLLQSVFESRQGRKQVKISAK
- a CDS encoding NifB/NifX family molybdenum-iron cluster-binding protein codes for the protein MDKNDRRIAFPTNDRINVEEHFGHAKEFAFADVKDGKVISTDYVTPPAHEPGVIPAFVGAQKATAIITGGMGGMAVNLFKQQNIEVILGAKGTIEETLKTYLEGELASTGSACDHDHQH
- a CDS encoding sensor histidine kinase gives rise to the protein MHKIFSRFEGIFSVLNGYSIRQKIRISYLIIIGLMIIPPIINIASFLFQIVRYDQIITNVSKTNSLNQSVKTDVSDEIWDIVAGNKKFNQGNQYEVIDSINASLKEIMRTTAVTKNRQMLEVAGRAVDTLKRNVDRLGTQMEDRSPVSENEKILDEIRGVSALVSDILQDFIVLEIESATRTNESIKRTAMILMALQILILLIVTAFVILAQRSVSESINRPIKVLEELSAKIAEGNLSARADLPHVTELDNLTENLNIMAAKIQELIAANIEEQQNLQKSEMKALQAQITPHFLYNTFDTIIWLAEGQKNEQVIDITRAFSNFFRISLNRGKDWLTVEEEFEHIQSYLTIQKIRYRDILDYKIDFQKEMAEKPVLKLLLQPLVENALYHGIKNKRGRGFLSVRGWKEEGFLCFSVEDNGIGMTEEHLKEITQQIDGVVDPASLSNVYGLYNVNRRLELYYNRNTKLEILSHYKKGTTVSFRVPEVEVNV
- a CDS encoding ABC transporter permease; this translates as MVDLTAFTKKKIFWPLVALGVLMLFNLFFTPNFFRLEIKDGHLYGNLIDIIKNAAPIMLMAIGLTLVIATKGIDISVGSIVAISAGVVAMMIGSGTTPQFPFAVAIGAALLVSVLAGAWNGMLVSRLGMQPIIATLILLVAGRGIAMVTTNAMIIWLYARPFAIIGQGYFLGLPFSIYIVAVLLFITTVVTRRTALGLFIESVGINRTAARFTGINAKNILLGVYMFSAFAAGMAGIVVCSTVMSADGNNAGDGYEMSAILAVVLGGTSLNGGKFYLYGSMVGALIVQTLTTTIYAFGVPPEISKIVIAAVVICVSLLQSRKFRSLFMQMFGKRAVQE
- a CDS encoding sugar ABC transporter ATP-binding protein; the protein is MSDRTPILEMKKIHKVFPGVIALSDVDFRLFTGEVHAVMGQNGAGKSTLVNVLTGVYKQDSGEVLLEGKQIKPDSPLAAQKLGINTVYQVVNLCLNLTVAENIFIGKEPMKFGMINGKEMNRMAQEVLSRLNINIDVTQILSSCSIALQQMVAIARVLDSTARVLILDEPTSSLDESEVEQLFKVIRKLRDEGMAILFITHFLDQTYQISDRITILKDGLFVGEYKTENLPKLELITKMLGKELSEFSYSAKNKSTKDDSSGNENTFYSNENNHLLQVKDLGLQGDIAPFSLELNKGDVLGLAGLLGSGRTEAVRLIFGINTPDQGTIFMDEKKCNIASPKHALMEGIGFCSEDRKNEGIFAELTIRENIIQALQAKQGILNYISIKQQQEIADKLIKSLGIKTPSSNVPVGKLSGGNQQKVLLARWLATNPQVLILDEPTRGIDVGAKLEIMEQILNLSKEGLGVIFISSEFEEIIRCSNKIAVLKDKEMIADLLGEQMTENSIMRTIAGGK
- a CDS encoding ABC transporter substrate-binding protein, which encodes MKALRTFVARKVDCILFTALVETGYGPVLQEAQDAGIPVIMIDRDVQEADRHLRLTIMGSNFVEEGEKAGKWLADYLKAQGIDDGTKPINIVELQGTTGSAPAIDRKTGFANAMKDHPNWEITRSQTGNFTTSEGKAVMEAFLKADKGIQVLYAHNDGMALGAIQAIKEAGLKPGKDIIIVGVDAVKGAFEAMVAGEMNASIECSPLLGPQAVQAVRDLRDGKTLPGRIWTKEGIYDQTNAAAALPSRVY
- a CDS encoding ABC transporter substrate-binding protein; this encodes MKNLPKLKNTIRLLLLIFLTLSFGNSCKGSKEKKNTLPEQAGIILGFSQIGEESAWRKCNTRSVKEAALESGVQLVFANAEQKQENQIKAIRSFIAYLVDVIAFVPIVADGWDNVLREAKDAGIPVLITDRKINTADNSLYAGFIGTDSLEEGRNAALFLIKKFGIKPGESGKEFKPINIVELSGTEGSSVATGRAAGFREVLDEYPQFNIIHSESGDFLRSKGYELMHSILGKYKNIDVVFSHNDGMTLGIIDAMTEKGIKPGKDIVIVTIDAEQAAIDALRLGKVNFVIECNPKMGPEIMDLVQRLVAGERIPRLQHVDEQVFYETDDLSILEPRGY
- a CDS encoding response regulator, whose protein sequence is MYKVFLVEDEIVVREGIRNSIQWDQTQYVLSGEAADGEMALSIMKDIKPDILVTDIKTPFMDGLTLSRIIKKILPWVKIIIISGHDEFKYAREAISIGVEEYLLKPVSASDLMASLDKVTRIIEQEKANLTSLENLKKQVHSHSDILRDRWLCDLVTGIVKSEDAIEKANEMNIDLIAHNYLIEIIALKTSAETSSELITVRLKINALLESHPDVICFSRSRETIILILRNISHEPLEETAYTLGQAIKYEVERTTSCVVSIGIGSVVERIGGISQSFADAEQSLKYVARTGQKLIIGIKDLDSFSEIDFLRLDGDPIAERMRYARRVDIDDIITHYIELIGDQTIQSTMFSYYLLGDLIIAASKIIQELGGEIQDVIPSLSQKAKLAEIGGSKEMFCNEGRMILEKVIEFRESRVTGKYHSMIQKAKTYIDNHFADQDISLHSVASEVSVSPNHFSTIFSQKTGETFIEYLTHVRISRSKHLLLTTKMRSADIAYESGFGDPHYFSFIFKKNTGRTPRDFRSARDQKI